AAAAAGTCAGGAACAACGTTTCCTGGTACAAACACAGCTCTGGGGTTAAACGCCTTGACGTCCTCTACGCTTAGTAACTCTACTTCGCCTGCTGCAAGTGAACTTGAATTTACATCTTTACCTTTTAAAAACCATTTCACCACGTCACCGTTAGCACGGATAGCGTTTTGGAGTGGTCTCAGAATAGCAAAGCTATATGGCTGCTCAATGTAGAAAAGATAATGTTTAGGCATTGAAAGTCACTTATAAAATCAGAATTTATGGTCAGCACTTGAGTGGCGCAACTAAGGCCAGAGCGATATTAAGCAAGATAATACCGCTTTTAGCGCGCCAATACCAAACATCCGTTAATCGGGGGTAATGTTGCTGATACGTAAATGCACTTCAGTGGCTTGAGCCATCATATTATCCATTAAGGTTTGTACTGACTCGATTTCTTGAATTAAGCCTTGAGATTGACCAATAAACTGTACGCCATGGTCTAAATCTCCGTGAATAGTGGCGGCTTCGAGCTTTTCGGTGGCGGCACCAAAGAGCGACAGCATCTTAATTTTATCGAATTGAGAAAGCAGTCCTAGTAGTAGCTTCCATAAAGGCATGTCGACCATTTTAGCGGCCTTGAATGATTTTATGGTGGCCATGAAAAAGTTCATCGGGCGGCGCGTTGCCTTTTCAGCCATAGGAGTTTTCATTACTCGAGCATAAAGACCATCGAAGTTTTTGGAATAAATCGTCTGTTCAACGTCTTTTTCTACTACGGTATCTTTGACATGTTGATGCAAAGGACTTTCTTTGGATGTTGCAAAGCGAGAACCCATCGCAACCCCCTCTGCGCCAAGTGCTAGCGCGGCGATAAGTCCTCTACCATCGGCAAATCCCCCTGCGGCAATCACAGGTATATCAACAATATCGACAATGCTCGGCACCAAACACAGTGAAGTCACTTCACCGCCATGGGCTGCAGCCTCATGTCCAGTAACCAATAGTGCATCGACACCAGATTTTTGTGCTGCTAAGGCATGCTTTTGCGTCACCACAGTCGCAATAACTTTCCCGCCGTAGGCTTTAGCCGCTTCTACCAGCCAGTCGCCTTTTCCTAAAGAAAAATTAATAACAGGCACTCGCTCTTCTAATGCGACTTTGGCATTTTCTTTGGCGCCAGGCATCATTAAGGTCACACCAATGCCAAAAGGTTTATCGGTGAGTTCACGAATTTTTCGTATTGCCTCACGTGTTTCGTTCTTACTGAGCGGACCTGTGGCTAAAATGCCTAAGCCACCAGCATTACTTACTGCTGCAACAAGCTCAGGTACAGAAATCCAGCTCATGCCGGGGAGTATAATGGGTTTTTCGATGCCAAATAATTCGGTGATAGCAGTTTTCATCATTGTTATTCTACTGGTCAGATGTGTGTATGAGCATAGCTGGAATTTTGCTTGAAGTGAACACTGGTTGTAAGATACCTGTTTAGAAAGAGGAGCTAAGATGAACGTAGTTATATTATTAGTGAGTTTAGTCATTGCATTGGTTGTCTTGATACCTTTATTGGAAAAGTATCAGCAGCGTTTAGGGCTAGATAAAATGCAAAAGTATGCCAAATATGTACTGCCATTATTAATGGTCACGCTGATCATTAAACTCATCTACGTTTTGATGGTTGGGTAACGAGCGCCTAGCTATTTTTTGCGGCGCTTACCACTTTGTAATTTCAGCCATCCTGGTTTTTGCGAGCGATTTAATTCACTTAAAATGAGCGTTGCCTTTTCTATTGTGATCCTAAAATCGGCGATATCTTTATACACTTGTACCGCGATCTTTTTCCTTTTTACCGCTGCGCCAGCATCTAAAAATGACTCGACCAGCTTGTTCAAAAACCGTGTTACCGGGGAGTGAGAAAAGGTACTATCTTTGCTTTCTAACCTTTGCTTCTGTTGCTCAAGCTTGCGCTTTATTTGCGTTAATTCAGCTTGACTGAATTCGCTTTGGGCATTGGGCAAAGTTGCAAACAATTCGAGCTTGTCAGCCAAGTATTGACACTCAATCGCACTGAGTTCCTCTTGCTGCAAGATTCTACTTAGGCCATTTCTAAACTCAGTTTGTGTCACGCTGCGGCGGCTCAAACGCTCGCAATGCTGATTAAATAATTGCCACTTTTGCCACATGTATACATAGCCGAGTCCCGCGCCTTTGATATTTTGCATCCCGACGATGATTTGATGTTCATTTGGCAGCGCTTGTTTAGCGATGATTTGATTTAACGGATCGGGCTTGATATCACTGTCATGCACTAACGTGCATTTGAGTTTAGCAAGCTGCTCTGCGAGGGCCGCTGTTTGTGAAAGCTTAGTGTTCAGATCTTCAACTTCCAAAATCGAATGGGCAATTGTCCACGCTTCAAAACGTTTTAGAATTAGCTGATGTGTTTCATCTTCACTGTTAAGTTGTGATTGTAGTGAGTCGATACTTGAAAACGCAGATTCAGGCAGCGTGTCTTTAGGGGTATTTAACGATGCAATCAGCGTCTCTTTCGATAGTAAAAGCCTAAAACGGCCAAGTAAGTCGCGCAGTGAGTCGTGGTCATTGTTGCTAAAAATACCGTGTAAGAGGTTTTCCAGTGCAGTGAGAAAGTACTTAAAAAAGCCATCAATATTGGTACCAATAACGACAACTACATCAAAATGCAGATCATTGGCCAGAATGTTCGCAAATACTTGTGAACGCGCAACACGATCGTTACGGTTGTTGATCAGTGCAACAATTTGCCCCTGCTTTCCCTGTTCAACGATGTTTAGACGTTTCCAGTTTTCAATCGTTGCCAAGCGTTCATTGGCAGACATGCTATTGATAAAACTTTGGCTAATTGTACCAATCTTTGCAG
This genomic interval from Pseudoalteromonas galatheae contains the following:
- a CDS encoding NAD(P)H-dependent flavin oxidoreductase, coding for MTKLTNNITTFILAPLSKQVSYNQCSLQAKFQLCSYTHLTSRITMMKTAITELFGIEKPIILPGMSWISVPELVAAVSNAGGLGILATGPLSKNETREAIRKIRELTDKPFGIGVTLMMPGAKENAKVALEERVPVINFSLGKGDWLVEAAKAYGGKVIATVVTQKHALAAQKSGVDALLVTGHEAAAHGGEVTSLCLVPSIVDIVDIPVIAAGGFADGRGLIAALALGAEGVAMGSRFATSKESPLHQHVKDTVVEKDVEQTIYSKNFDGLYARVMKTPMAEKATRRPMNFFMATIKSFKAAKMVDMPLWKLLLGLLSQFDKIKMLSLFGAATEKLEAATIHGDLDHGVQFIGQSQGLIQEIESVQTLMDNMMAQATEVHLRISNITPD